In bacterium BMS3Abin14, the following proteins share a genomic window:
- the prmA gene encoding ribosomal protein L11 methyltransferase, giving the protein MSVKFWRKVTVVVPVDTMDAVSDFMAGLSRRGVIVEDTERRAGVTAYLPGDNSGEAVPLLRKYLDGLASMGAIPKGVPIEVSLEADEDWMAVFRSQHSRVVISDRIAVRPRWCAPENGKEIVLDPGLAFGTGTHATTSMCLTLMDRHIGSPPPSRLLDVGTGTGILAIAAAFLGVGEILAVDVDPVSIRVARENIKANGVEKSVTVVEGSIDRAEGAYDMITANLYSSLLTSMADPLSRALAPGGMLIATGIMEGEKEEVMDAFLISGLNCDDILYEDVWIAALFTGVSRV; this is encoded by the coding sequence ATGAGCGTGAAATTCTGGAGAAAAGTCACTGTCGTGGTCCCCGTAGATACCATGGATGCTGTTTCCGATTTCATGGCCGGGTTGTCCAGACGCGGGGTCATCGTGGAGGATACAGAAAGGCGCGCCGGCGTAACAGCCTACCTGCCCGGAGACAACAGTGGGGAGGCCGTCCCCCTTCTGCGGAAATACCTTGACGGACTGGCATCCATGGGCGCTATACCGAAGGGGGTCCCCATAGAAGTCTCCCTTGAAGCCGATGAGGACTGGATGGCTGTTTTCCGGTCCCAGCACTCACGAGTGGTCATTTCGGATCGAATCGCCGTGAGACCAAGATGGTGCGCCCCCGAAAACGGAAAGGAGATCGTCCTGGATCCCGGGTTGGCGTTTGGCACGGGAACCCACGCGACCACCAGCATGTGCCTTACGCTCATGGATCGCCACATTGGATCGCCGCCCCCGTCAAGGCTGCTGGATGTCGGCACCGGAACCGGGATACTGGCCATCGCCGCGGCATTTCTCGGGGTTGGTGAGATTCTTGCCGTGGACGTCGATCCCGTTTCCATCCGGGTGGCACGGGAAAACATCAAAGCCAACGGGGTAGAAAAGTCAGTCACGGTTGTTGAGGGTAGTATCGACAGGGCGGAAGGCGCCTACGACATGATCACCGCCAACCTGTACTCCTCCCTCCTGACAAGCATGGCAGACCCCCTTTCCAGGGCGTTGGCCCCGGGTGGAATGCTCATCGCAACGGGGATCATGGAAGGTGAAAAAGAGGAGGTAATGGACGCTTTTTTAATATCCGGTCTTAACTGCGATGATATTCTTTACGAGGATGTCTGGATCGCGGCCCTGTTTACGGGTGTTTCCCGAGTTTAA
- the rsmE gene encoding ribosomal RNA small subunit methyltransferase E, with the protein MSSGSFFIDPDNISGKTAVMSGDDLRHARLALRLGKGDNVRLYDGLGGIYGAVFRSVSRTEGILEITSREIEPPPSLDLTIAMGIVRGERFEWAIEKGTELGASAFIPLITERVEDKALHTPWNRMDRLMRVIASSCKQCERARFPLLAEPIPLAELDPEGYDAAVAFWESAEAPNISAAAKGRLRPRSCLMVTGPVGGFTDDEAHMMKGRGFLLAGMGTRILRTETAVTAGAAIIQYLWGDMGAVSRR; encoded by the coding sequence ATGTCCTCCGGATCCTTTTTCATAGACCCAGATAACATTTCCGGAAAGACTGCCGTTATGAGTGGGGATGACCTGCGGCACGCACGCCTGGCCCTTCGCCTCGGCAAAGGTGATAATGTCCGGCTATACGATGGTCTGGGTGGTATTTACGGGGCGGTTTTCCGGTCCGTCTCCAGGACTGAGGGGATTCTGGAAATCACATCCAGAGAGATTGAGCCACCACCGTCACTGGACCTTACCATCGCCATGGGCATCGTCAGGGGCGAACGGTTCGAATGGGCCATTGAGAAAGGAACGGAATTAGGAGCCTCTGCCTTCATCCCCCTGATCACCGAACGGGTTGAAGACAAGGCCCTTCATACCCCATGGAATCGAATGGACCGGTTAATGAGGGTTATCGCCTCGTCCTGCAAACAGTGCGAGAGGGCAAGATTTCCCCTGTTGGCGGAACCGATCCCCTTGGCGGAATTGGACCCCGAGGGGTATGATGCGGCTGTCGCCTTCTGGGAGTCGGCAGAGGCGCCCAATATTTCAGCGGCTGCGAAAGGCCGGCTTCGTCCACGATCCTGCCTGATGGTCACAGGGCCCGTGGGCGGATTCACCGACGACGAGGCACACATGATGAAGGGAAGGGGCTTCCTCCTCGCCGGAATGGGCACCCGGATTCTCAGAACAGAGACGGCTGTGACCGCCGGCGCGGCAATAATTCAATATTTATGGGGAGACATGGGGGCGGTCAGCAGACGATGA